One Papaver somniferum cultivar HN1 chromosome 10, ASM357369v1, whole genome shotgun sequence genomic window carries:
- the LOC113319634 gene encoding myb-related protein 306-like has translation MGRPPCCDKTGVKKGPWTPEEDIALVSYIQEHGPGNWRAVPTHTGLLRCSKSCRLRWTNYLRPGIRRGNFTDHEEKMIIHLQALLGNRWAAIASYLPQRTDNDIKNYWNTHLRKKLRKLESGLGNDGFSSLDQQSAIPKGQWERRLQTDMRTAKKALSDALSLDDKSLTIPTSFSSSSSQISYSDSYFVKANPPPPPAQTTTSSTATYASSTENISRLLQGWMKNSPKSASTATTTNSSSSNIGVGTKTTTKTESTTSSSDVEGSTSKPEANDQSIFGFDSSSNSITTPQSMSSTVDDQASTDLYFQDDEKRKDNQLIMKSENEAVPFSVIENWLFDESIVPQGQEEGGLFQISLGCDDEDDHNNTSEFF, from the exons ATGGGCAGACCACCATGCTGTGATAAAACAGGAGTGAAGAAAGGTCCATGGACTCCTGAAGAAGACATAGCTCTAGTTTCTTACATTCAAGAACACGGTCCTGGGAATTGGAGAGCTGTTCCCACACATACAG GGTTGTTGAGATGCAGTAAGAGTTGCAGGCTTAGATGGACTAATTACCTAAGGCCAGGGATCAGACGTGGTAATTTCACTGAtcatgaagaaaagatgattattCATCTTCAAGCTCTTTTGGGTAACAG ATGGGCAGCAATAGCATCATATCTTCCACAAAGAACAGATAATGATATCAAGAATTACTGGAATACCCATTTGAGAAAGAAGCTAAGGAAACTTGAATCAGGTCTTGGAAATGATGGGTTCTCAAGTTTAGATCAACAATCAGCAATTCCTAAAGGGCAATGGGAAAGAAGACTCCAAACTGACATGCGCACAGCCAAGAAAGCCTTGAGTGATGCATTATCTCTTGATGACAAGTCTTTAACAATCCCTACATCATTTAGTTCTTCTTCATCACAGATTTCTTACTCTGATTCTTATTTTGTCAAAGcaaatccaccaccaccaccagcacaaaCAACTACTAGTTCTACTGCTACATATGCATCTAGTACTGAAAATATCTCAAGATTACTTCAAGGTTGGATGAAGAATTCTCCAAAGTCTGCTTCTACGGCTACTACTActaattcatcatcatcaaatatTGGGGTAGGAACTAAAACTACTACTAAAACTGAATCTACAACTTCTAGCAGTGATGTCGAAGGCAGCACCTCAAAACCAGAAGCAAATGATCAATCTATTTTTGGGTTTGATTCTTCTTCTAACTCTATCACTACTCCTCAGTCAATGTCTTCTACAGTTGATGATCAAGCTAGTACTGATCTGTATTTCCAAGATGATGAAAAGCGAAAAGATAATCAGCTGATCATGAAATCTGAAAATGAAGCAGTACCATTCTCAGTCATTGAGAATTGGTTATTTGATGAGAGTATTGTTCCTCAAGGTCAGGAGGAAGGAGGATTATTTCAAATCTCTTTAGgttgtgatgatgaagatgatcatAACAACACTTCTGAGTTCTTTTAA